GTCTTTAGAACAGTCATCTCCGATAATAATTTCGAAGTCAAAAGTAGTCTTTTGAGCCAACACACTTTCGACTGACTGGCGGAAAAATTTTGCATGATTATAGGTAAGCAGGTGAACACTTACCAGGGGTTTCAATGATGCAAACGTCGGGTTTATTTCCATATAAAAAAATATGCAGGACTATCACCCTGCATTTTTCAGAATTCTTTTACAAAAATATATAAAAGCCTAATATCAAGATATCATTGCTTCTTTAATATCCGAAATTATCTTATCGGCCAGATTGTCGGCTTTGGTTTCAAACTCACTTTCAGCATATATTCTGATGATAGGCTCGGTGTTTGATTTTCTCAAATGCACCCATTCTTTGTCGAAATATATTTTTACACCATCTCTCAAATCAATATCATATTTGGCATATTTTTTCTGAATTTTTGCCAAAATCCCATCCACATCGGTGCCTTGACTCAATTCTATTTTCTTTTTTGCAATGAAATAGTTGGGATATTTTTTCCGGAGAAAACCTACCGGCTTACCAAATTTTGCTAAATGTGTTAAAAATAAAGCAATACCCACTAAAGCGTCTCTTCCGTAATGCAGCTCAGGAAAAATAATTCCTCCGTTTCCTTCGCCACCAATAATGGAGCCCTTTTCTTTCATTTTTTCCACCACATTAACCTCCCCCACGGCAGCGGAAAAATATTCACCGCCATGATTGATTGTTACATCTTTCAAAGCCATTGTACTCGAAAGATTAGATACTGTAGTGTTTTTCTGTTTCTTATTGATACTTAAAATATAATCAGCTACAGCCACCAAAGTGTATTCTTCGCCGAAGGGTTCGCCATCTTCACAAATCAAAGCAAGACGGTCAACATCGGGGTCAACCACAATCCCAAGATCATAATCACCTTTTTGCATTTCGCCCGAAATCTCCCTCAGGTTTTCGGGAAGTGGCTCAGGATTATGTGCAAAATGCCCTGTTGGGTCACAGTTAATTTCTTTGATTTCGGTTATACCTAAAGCTTTTAATAGCATCGGAACGGCAATTCCTCCCGATGAGTTGACAGCATCTACAGCTATTTTGAAACCGGCATTTTTGATTAATTCTATATCAACCGAAGGTAAAGCGAGTATCTGATCAATATGTTTTTGAAGATAGCTATCGTCTTTTGTAACTTTCCCAAGATGTTTCACATCTGCAAAAGCAAAGTCTTCCGATTCAGCAATATCTAATAAATGTTGTCCATCAGCACCAGAAATAAATTCGCCTTTTTCGTTGAGGAGTTTCAAGGCATTCCATTGAACCGGATTATGACTTGCAGTAAGAATAATACCACCGGCAGCATTTTCTAAGGGTACGGCTATTTCAACAGTTGGAGTAGTAGAAAGTCCCAAATCAAGGACATCAATTCCCATGCCTACTAAAGTGGCAATCACCAAATCGTTAACCATAGGTCCGGAAGGCCGGGCATCACGTCCAACTATGACTTTTTTACTTAATCCTTCTTTTTTTAAAATTATTGAAGCAAAGGCGGCTGTAAATTTGACTATATCAATTGGGGTAAGATTATCTCCCGTCTTGCCTCCAATTGTACCTCTAATACCTGATATTGACTTAATTAATGACACGAAGTATGACTTTTTGTTTAATAATTTGACTACAATTTTATATGAAAATAGTTTTGGGCTTGTAAAATTAACTGTTTTTAAAGGAAATTATTCTTTCACAGCTTTAATTATTACCTGAGTGTCGAGCATAGAATCAACATTAAAAGAAGACCTATAAGTTCCACGGATGGGAGTCAATCCCCGATCTTCGATAGAAGAGGCAATGGCAATATAGTTGTGATCTACTACTCTTCCTTCAGTTGGATCAAATCCTCTCCAACCACCACCAGGCAAAAGCACTTCAACCCAGGCATGCAAATCATGCTGGTGCAATTCGCTTCCATATAGGTATCCGCTAACAAATCTTGATAATAATCCCATGGCAGCACAAACCTCCATCATTAAAACCGAGAAGTCTCTGCAGGAGCCTTGTAATGTTTTTAAAGTAATACCTCCTGAGTTTGCATCGCCACGTTCGCGGGAAACGTACTCAAATTTCCCATGAATTTCGGTGGTTAATTCCATCAAAAAATCGATGGTATCATATTTTGCCTTTTCGGCTATTTGTTTTGCAAATTCTCTTACAACTTCATCAATTTTCTTATTTCCTAAAATTGCCTCAAAATTTGAAGCTAATTTCCCGGGATACCGAAATGGAATTTTGGCAGTTTCGAATGGAAAAAAAACGAAATTCAAAGCCTGGAATGAATCAGTCTTTATTTTAAATTTTGAAAATACCTCAAAACTTTTTAGAAGCTGATTGATGTAGCATAATTGTTGAATATTTCCCTCCTGATCAATATTTTTTACCAATAAGTCGGGCTTGGGTAAAATCGTCAAATTACTTTCAATGATCTGCTGAAAAGGCGTAGGTCTTGGATTCAGATAGAAATAGTGAGGATTTAGACCCACATAATCTGAATACGTATATTTTAACCTATGCTCAATTTCGAGTATCATCTTGAGAGTTTTCTTAATAATGGGTCTATCCAATCATTGGGTAATTTCTGTACTGAGGCATTCAAAAGGGCATTCCATTGATAAGAAATATGCTCCAGATCCTGCTTGTCAAAAGTATGTTCAACGATATTGAAAGAATTTTTTTCGTATAAAATTACATCTAAAGGAAAATCGACGTCGTTGGCACTTACCCGGGTTGAGTCAAAAGCCAAAAAACCCAATTTTAATACTTCTTCAATAGGGGTATGGTACTTGATATTACGGTATAATATTGGCTTGCCGTATCCCGAATTCCCGATTATAATAAAAGGGGAGCCTTCGGTTACTTCAATCCAGTTGCCTTCAGGATAAATCAGGAACAGTTTATGCTCTTTATCATTCTGAAGCTGACCGCCAACTATAGCCGAAAGGTTAAATCTCAGACCGGCATTGGTCAGCGAATGGCTGTCTTCTGTTGCCACTCTTTTGATCTGATCACCAAAAGCGTTGGCAGCTTTGTACAACTTATCAAATTTATCGTCTTCATTTTCAAGCACTTCTTCAAAATATGTTATTGCTTTATCCCGAACCGATCTTAAGCCGGCAGTCATCACAAACAGGCAGTGATTGTTTACCTGGTGTGTTGATACTTTTCTTTCACTTGAAACCTCACTTCCTGAAGTTATTCTGCGGTCGGCAATTCCTACTATTCCCTGGGCGGTCTTTACCCCTAAACAAAAGGTCATTGGTTGTTATATTTTTTTAAGGTGCAAATTTAATCATAATGCCGTCTAAAATTTGGCATCAAGGTCAAAATATACTTTAAATATTTGGCTGTCTATATTATTGTTTTTTATCTGGAATTCATTTAAAAAATGATGCAATCCCTGATCTATAATTTCCTGAGTTTCAGTAAAATCTATCATATTTTTCAACAATGTCATACTTTTTTCAGCAGGATTGGTATAGCTGTCCTGTGGCCTGGCACCCGAAAGTCGATACAAAGCGTATTCTGCTTTTTTGATAGAATGATGAATAGCCCTGGGAAAATCCCGGTCTTTTATCAAAAATTCTATGATGTTATCTTGCCTGAGACTTTTGTATTTCTGCCTGTACATATTAAATGCACTCACTGACTTTAATACCGATGACCATATCAATAAATCCTGTGGATTGACTTGCTTTTCGTCAGACACAGCACTGAAATTAAAATATCCGATATCCAGAAAGCGGGAAGTTTTGTCGGCCCGCTCAATAAATTTTCCCAGATTGGCAAAATAGTGGGCTTCATTTCGGCTCAAAGTGCCATCCATCATACCATTAAATAGCTGGCATTTTTGTTTTATTTTTCATAATACTGGGGAAGATTATCAAAACTAGGCTTTTTGCTTTTGTTAAATTCAAGATAAAAGCCGTTGAGATGTTCCCAAACTTCCTTTGGCAAAGTTTCTTTTACGGTACGGGCATTTTCTCTTGCATATGCCAGCAGATTAAAGATTGAGTTGGGATTGAGTTGATCGAAAGTTATAAAATCGATTATTTTGTTTTGATCATCCACATCGCCATACATACTCAGGTAATTGTCTCTATCATGGGTGGCTTCCAGTAAAAGAGTCCATTGTTGGGAAATCATTCCCGGTAAATCATAAGAAAGGTTGATATTTACACTTACAAATCGAGAGTAATTTTCGACTCTTTCCAAATATCTACTCATCCAATAGATAGAATTGGCTACTCTACTTAACATTTTCTTTGGTTTTATTTATTTCAAATTTATGAAAAACAACATAAAATCCAAGTTTCAGACAAAATGCTTTTCAAATCAGGAATACTTTCTATGTTTTTCTTGAAAAAATATAATAAAACCTTAATTTTTCTTTTAACTTATTCTTTTTGCCAAATGTCAGATATCGACGGAATCATAAACATTGACCTTTTCCCATAAATAGGAATAATCCTCCACAAATTTCAGATGAATAAGGTGCTTTTGATAGATTTCTTCTTCCTCAAGATTTTCAAAAAAACACATCCATGAAACCGAGTAATCCCTCACAATCACTGATCGATTGGTACTTGCAGGTAGCCCGATATGAAAAGATTTAATTGTAGGAACTTTAGAAAGTTTCGTTAACCCTTCAATCAATTTTTCCCGGTTTACCTGATTATTCTCTTTCAAATAAAAATATACATGATGTATAAATGCTTTTTCAGTTTTTTTATTTCCAATTCCAACAACGGGTATTGCAGCCAGGACCGCTGATTTTTGTAAAAACGCTCTTCTGTTTTGATTTTTCATTTTTAATAAGTGATTGAATTTCAAAATTGGTCAAAAAAAAATCCCGAACAAAATGAACGGGATTTTTGATAAGAATATTAAATCTTAATACAATCCTTCGCAACGATTGATACAATTCAAATCTTCGAACGCAACTTTTAGGCGTGCAATCATAGATTCTTCGCCTTTACGCAACCATACACGCGGGTCATAATATTTTTTATTTGGCGAATCGGCACCCTCAGGATTTCCCAATTGTGACTGAAGATAGCCTTCTTTGTCTTTGTAATATTTAAGGATTCCTTCCCAGGTGCTCCACTGCATATCGGTATCGATATTCATTTTTACTGCACCGTAAGTAATCGCTTCACGAATCTCCTCGCGACTTGAACCAGAACCACCGTGGAATACAAAATTTACGGGTAATTCACCTGTTCCATATTTTTTCTGGATATAATCCTGAGAATTTTTCAAAATGACAGGCTTCAATGACACGTTGCCCGGCTTATATACACCATGAACGTTACCAAAAGCAGCAGCAATCGTAAAGTTTGGAGAAATACTTCCCAATTCTTCATAGGCAAAAGCTACTTCCTCAGGCTGAGTATATAGTTTTGAGCTGTCAACATCAGAATTATCAACACCATCTTCCTCTCCACCGGTTACACCCAATTCAATCTCAAGTGTCATGCCCATTTTAGCCATTCTTTCCAGATATTTCTTCGAGATTTCGATGTTTTCGGCGATTGGCTCTTCAGAAAGGTCAATCATGTGTGAGCTGAAAAGTGGAGAACCCGTTGCAGCAAAATGTTTTTCGCCGGCATCCAAAAGTCCGTCAATCCAGGGTAAAAGTTTTTTAGCACAGTGGTCGGTGTGTAAAACAACAGGCACACCATAAAACTGGGCCATTTGATGTACATGCAGTGCTCCTGAGATAGATCCGGCAACGGCTGCTTTCTGACCTTCATTGGAAAGGCTTTTTCCTGCATAAAATATACCGCCCCCGTTAGAAAACTGAATCATCACCGGTGAATTCACGGCTTTGGCAGTTTCAAGAACAGCATTTATTGAATTTGTACCGACAACATTTACGGCAGGAAGTGCATAGTTATTTTCATTAGCATGTCTCAACAATTGGTTAAGTGCTTCACCGGTTACTACGCCCGGTTTGATCAAAGATTGGCTCATAAAATATACTTTTAGTATTTAAAAAAGATTTTTTTTTATTTTAGCCTGATGAAGAAGGTTAACGTAAAAATGTAGTGCAAATTTACAAAAAAAGCCCTTTCGACTTTCATTTTAATGTTAAATAATATTTCCTTTTTTCCTCGGGAAGTTTCTCAATAGCATATCTTAAAGTTGTACGTGGAATAAGCTGTATATGCTTTTTTAAAAAATCTTCAACAATCACATTTCCGCCTTTGTGCCATATTTCTCTCAGTACCCATCCGTTGGCTTTATGCATGAGATCGTGTTTGTGGAAAAGCAACATTTCAATTAGCATCATCGGAAACTCAAATGATTTATTTTTCACAAAATACAACATTGCAATTATTGCGATTCTCTCTGACCAAAGGTGGCCACTTTGGGCGAGTTTTATTAGTATCGTTCTGTCTGTTTCATCAAAAAAATATGGACCAATAATAAAGTGAGTGGAACAATCAACCAAATCCCAATTGTTGATATAAGGAATATGCCCGATGTAAAATTCGACTAATTCTTTCTTTAATTTCCTATCTTTCAGCTTATTATATTTTAAAACAAGCACACTTAAAGCCGTAAATCTTACTTCGTGGATTTCACTTTTCAATAGCTGATCTATATCGATATATTCAAGTGTTTTGAAATACTCTTTTGCAATTTTATGAACCTCAGGGTTTGTTAAGCCCCAAAATGTATCACCAGCACCATATTGGCCTTCGGCTACTTTAAAATATTTTGATTTTTGAAGTGCTTTTTCTGGATTTTTAAGTGATTCCAGTTGTTTTAATACTTTTTCCCACATAATTACCGAATTTTGAAACCAAATATCGTGTTTATAAATTTTAAACCAGAATTTTTTAAATGATAGGTATAATCATCGGCACCAACCGGGAGGGCTCACTTTCAGAAGAAATAGCTATTTATTACAAAAAAGAATTAGAAATACTAAATCAAAAAACCATTTTGATTGATTTAAAAGAGCTTCCCAAAGACTTTCAGTTTACGGCTCTTTATGGCAAAAAAAATCCGGCTTTTGAAAAATTTCAAGACCTGATTGATAGATGTGAAAAACTGATCTTTGTGGCACCAGAATATAATAATTCATATCCCGGAATTTTAAAATCGTTTATCGAAGGGCTAAGACATCCCGACAGCCTGAGTTCCAAAAAGGTATGTCTTGTGGGTGTGTCAACAGGAGTATTGGGAAATGCAATCGGATTGAGCCATCTAAATGACATTTTGAGTTATCTAAATGCCAACGTGCTCGGTCTTAGAGTAAAACTTGGCTCACTTGATTTGCATTTTAAAGAGGGTCAAATTACCAGTGAAACGTACAAATCGTTCATTAATCGACAAATTCACTCTTTTTTGGCTTTTTAATTTATATTTTGGTCAATCCTTTTAGGGATTTATATATTTTTGGAAAAAATTAATCAACCTTTCAAATATGAAAAAATCATTCAATACTTTATTGGTGACATTTTTAGGTATTAGCAGTTTAGCCACAGCTCAATATCCTAACACCCCGCCTGAAGTTTCTCCAATGCCAATGAAACCCGAAATGACTGAAATCTGGGAACCACAGGTAAAAGTAGTAACTGCGGCCAAAAAACTTGGTGATGCACCTTCAGATGCAATCATTCTATTTGACGGTAAAAACCTTGACCAATGGGTTAGCCAAAGGGACATTACAAAACCAGCACCCTGGAAAATCGTTGACAATGATCATATAGAAGTTGTACCTAACAGTGGAGGGATTCAAACCAAAATGAAATTTGGTGACTGCCAGCTCCACATCGAGTTTAGTGCTCCTGATGTAGTAGAAAGCCAGGGACAAGGTCGTGGGAATAGCGGCGTTTTTCTTCAAAACAGATATGAATTGCAGGTTTTGGACTCTTATAACAGCCGTACTTATAGCAATGGCCAGGCTGCGAGTATTTACAAAGACGTGCCGCCATTGGTAAATGCCATGCGTAGCCCGCTCGAGTGGAATACCTATGATATTATTTACACTGCGGTTAGGTTTAAAGCCGACGGAAGAGTGGATGCTCCGGCTCGTATCACAGTTTTGCACAATGGGGTTTTAGTTCAAAATAATACCACTATTGCAGGGTTGACTAACTATATCGGCCTTCATACTTATCCGGCGGCCCATGGTGATGATGTGATTTCCTTACAAGATCATGGAAATAAGACCCAATTCAGAAATATCTGGATAAGAAAACTGTAAAAAGCTTTATTAGTAATAATTTTGAGGGGGCATAGTCCCCTTTTTTTATGGAAAAAATAAGATTAAAAGAGCATTTTGAGGAAATATTATCTTCAATACTGTTTTATGAGCCTACCGAAGCCAGAGAAATATTATTTTTGGTTTTTGAGAAAATTTATGGCGTTAAAAAAAATGATTTTGTTATAAATGATTTTTTTCTCCCTTTAAAAGATAATGAGATTGACCAAATTATTAAAAGATTAAACCAAAATGAACCAATTCAATATATTTTAGGTGAAGCCTGGTTTTGTGAATATAAATTTTATGTAAATGAAAATGTATTAATTCCCAGACCGGAAACCGAAGAATTGATTAGCCATATTGTAAACTACAAGCCTAAATCAATTCTGGATCTGGGAACTGGAAGTGGATGTATTGCAATAAGTTGTGCGAAAATTCTTAAAAACACAGAAGTGTATGCCGTCGATATTTCTGAAAAAGCATTGGAAATAGCTAAAAAAAATAATTTAAATTTAGAAGCAAAAGTAAAATTATCTATTGCTGACATCTTAGACTTTCATAACCCTTTTGGAAAGATAAAGTTTGACATGATTGTTAGTAATCCTCCCTATGTCAAAGACAGTGAACAAAAAGAGATGAGAAAAAATGTTCTGGATTTTGAGCCATTTCTTGCCCTCTTTGTTGCAGACAATGACCCTTTGATTTTTTACAGAAAAATTGCGGAAATTGGCCTTACCCATTTAAAACCTAAAGGAAAAATTATAGTTGAGATTAACTCGGCATTGGGAATTGAGACCTGCCAAATATTTGAAAATTATGGTTATCAAAACGTAATTCTAATAAATGACTTTTTAGGAAGAAACAGGTTTGTTTTTGGAGAATTTTTGGGTTAAACTAAAAATATGCCGTAATTTACTTCTTGAAATTGAAAAATATTCGTGGAAAATACAGAAGCAATATACACAAAAATAGATGCCATCTTTTCTGAAATGGGAAAAGTGCTTGTAGGGCAGGAGTACCTTGTTAACAGGTTATTGATAGGTCTTTTTACCGAAGGGCATATTTTGCTTGAAGGCGTTCCAGGGCTGGCCAAAACCAAAACTATCAATACTTTATCAAAAGTTTTGCATCTTAATTTTAAAAGAGTCCAATTTACTCCAGACTTACTGCCTTCCGACTTAATTGGAACAATGATTTTCAATCAGAAATCCGGAAATTTTGAAGTAAAAAAAGGGCCTATTTTCTCAAATTTGATTCTGGCGGATGAAGTAAACCGGGCACCGGCAAAAGTTCAATCGGCTTTACTTGAAGCCATGGCAGAAAAACAAATCACATTGGGTGACGAATCTTATAAACTTGACAGACCTTTTTTGGTTTTGGCTACTCAAAACCCCGTCGAACAGGAAGGCACTTATCCACTACCTGAAGCACAAGTTGACCGATTTATGATGAAAGTTTTTGTGAGCTATCTTGATAAAAAATCAGAACTGAATATGCTCAGAAAAATTGCGAATCAAAATGAAGACCCGGAAGTTAATCAAGTATTGACAAAGTCTGATATTGAGGCAATAAAAGAACTTATTTCCAAAGTTTCAATTTCTGATATGCTTGAAAGATACATCATTGAACTCG
The sequence above is a segment of the Cytophagaceae bacterium genome. Coding sequences within it:
- a CDS encoding DUF1080 domain-containing protein, whose protein sequence is MKKSFNTLLVTFLGISSLATAQYPNTPPEVSPMPMKPEMTEIWEPQVKVVTAAKKLGDAPSDAIILFDGKNLDQWVSQRDITKPAPWKIVDNDHIEVVPNSGGIQTKMKFGDCQLHIEFSAPDVVESQGQGRGNSGVFLQNRYELQVLDSYNSRTYSNGQAASIYKDVPPLVNAMRSPLEWNTYDIIYTAVRFKADGRVDAPARITVLHNGVLVQNNTTIAGLTNYIGLHTYPAAHGDDVISLQDHGNKTQFRNIWIRKL
- the fbaA gene encoding class II fructose-bisphosphate aldolase, whose translation is MSQSLIKPGVVTGEALNQLLRHANENNYALPAVNVVGTNSINAVLETAKAVNSPVMIQFSNGGGIFYAGKSLSNEGQKAAVAGSISGALHVHQMAQFYGVPVVLHTDHCAKKLLPWIDGLLDAGEKHFAATGSPLFSSHMIDLSEEPIAENIEISKKYLERMAKMGMTLEIELGVTGGEEDGVDNSDVDSSKLYTQPEEVAFAYEELGSISPNFTIAAAFGNVHGVYKPGNVSLKPVILKNSQDYIQKKYGTGELPVNFVFHGGSGSSREEIREAITYGAVKMNIDTDMQWSTWEGILKYYKDKEGYLQSQLGNPEGADSPNKKYYDPRVWLRKGEESMIARLKVAFEDLNCINRCEGLY
- a CDS encoding DNA alkylation repair protein — encoded protein: MWEKVLKQLESLKNPEKALQKSKYFKVAEGQYGAGDTFWGLTNPEVHKIAKEYFKTLEYIDIDQLLKSEIHEVRFTALSVLVLKYNKLKDRKLKKELVEFYIGHIPYINNWDLVDCSTHFIIGPYFFDETDRTILIKLAQSGHLWSERIAIIAMLYFVKNKSFEFPMMLIEMLLFHKHDLMHKANGWVLREIWHKGGNVIVEDFLKKHIQLIPRTTLRYAIEKLPEEKRKYYLTLK
- the prmC gene encoding peptide chain release factor N(5)-glutamine methyltransferase, with translation MEKIRLKEHFEEILSSILFYEPTEAREILFLVFEKIYGVKKNDFVINDFFLPLKDNEIDQIIKRLNQNEPIQYILGEAWFCEYKFYVNENVLIPRPETEELISHIVNYKPKSILDLGTGSGCIAISCAKILKNTEVYAVDISEKALEIAKKNNLNLEAKVKLSIADILDFHNPFGKIKFDMIVSNPPYVKDSEQKEMRKNVLDFEPFLALFVADNDPLIFYRKIAEIGLTHLKPKGKIIVEINSALGIETCQIFENYGYQNVILINDFLGRNRFVFGEFLG
- a CDS encoding transglutaminase family protein — protein: MILEIEHRLKYTYSDYVGLNPHYFYLNPRPTPFQQIIESNLTILPKPDLLVKNIDQEGNIQQLCYINQLLKSFEVFSKFKIKTDSFQALNFVFFPFETAKIPFRYPGKLASNFEAILGNKKIDEVVREFAKQIAEKAKYDTIDFLMELTTEIHGKFEYVSRERGDANSGGITLKTLQGSCRDFSVLMMEVCAAMGLLSRFVSGYLYGSELHQHDLHAWVEVLLPGGGWRGFDPTEGRVVDHNYIAIASSIEDRGLTPIRGTYRSSFNVDSMLDTQVIIKAVKE
- a CDS encoding NAD(P)H-dependent oxidoreductase; the encoded protein is MIGIIIGTNREGSLSEEIAIYYKKELEILNQKTILIDLKELPKDFQFTALYGKKNPAFEKFQDLIDRCEKLIFVAPEYNNSYPGILKSFIEGLRHPDSLSSKKVCLVGVSTGVLGNAIGLSHLNDILSYLNANVLGLRVKLGSLDLHFKEGQITSETYKSFINRQIHSFLAF
- a CDS encoding AAA family ATPase — translated: MGKVLVGQEYLVNRLLIGLFTEGHILLEGVPGLAKTKTINTLSKVLHLNFKRVQFTPDLLPSDLIGTMIFNQKSGNFEVKKGPIFSNLILADEVNRAPAKVQSALLEAMAEKQITLGDESYKLDRPFLVLATQNPVEQEGTYPLPEAQVDRFMMKVFVSYLDKKSELNMLRKIANQNEDPEVNQVLTKSDIEAIKELISKVSISDMLERYIIELVFATRNPEEYGLKDEAKYIQFGVSPRAGIALHKAAKVLAFFDKRDYVLPEDIKALVSDVFNHRIILNYEAEADGVNTREIITNILKKVAIGG
- a CDS encoding Dabb family protein — its product is MKNQNRRAFLQKSAVLAAIPVVGIGNKKTEKAFIHHVYFYLKENNQVNREKLIEGLTKLSKVPTIKSFHIGLPASTNRSVIVRDYSVSWMCFFENLEEEEIYQKHLIHLKFVEDYSYLWEKVNVYDSVDI
- a CDS encoding peptidase, with amino-acid sequence MTFCLGVKTAQGIVGIADRRITSGSEVSSERKVSTHQVNNHCLFVMTAGLRSVRDKAITYFEEVLENEDDKFDKLYKAANAFGDQIKRVATEDSHSLTNAGLRFNLSAIVGGQLQNDKEHKLFLIYPEGNWIEVTEGSPFIIIGNSGYGKPILYRNIKYHTPIEEVLKLGFLAFDSTRVSANDVDFPLDVILYEKNSFNIVEHTFDKQDLEHISYQWNALLNASVQKLPNDWIDPLLRKLSR
- the glmM gene encoding phosphoglucosamine mutase; protein product: MSLIKSISGIRGTIGGKTGDNLTPIDIVKFTAAFASIILKKEGLSKKVIVGRDARPSGPMVNDLVIATLVGMGIDVLDLGLSTTPTVEIAVPLENAAGGIILTASHNPVQWNALKLLNEKGEFISGADGQHLLDIAESEDFAFADVKHLGKVTKDDSYLQKHIDQILALPSVDIELIKNAGFKIAVDAVNSSGGIAVPMLLKALGITEIKEINCDPTGHFAHNPEPLPENLREISGEMQKGDYDLGIVVDPDVDRLALICEDGEPFGEEYTLVAVADYILSINKKQKNTTVSNLSSTMALKDVTINHGGEYFSAAVGEVNVVEKMKEKGSIIGGEGNGGIIFPELHYGRDALVGIALFLTHLAKFGKPVGFLRKKYPNYFIAKKKIELSQGTDVDGILAKIQKKYAKYDIDLRDGVKIYFDKEWVHLRKSNTEPIIRIYAESEFETKADNLADKIISDIKEAMIS